A DNA window from Sulfitobacter noctilucicola contains the following coding sequences:
- a CDS encoding cyclase family protein, producing the protein MSTLQTLATALSSGQIDVVDLTHTLDPDFPVIILPPEFGQCARFRMEEVSAYDHRGPAWKWHNISMSEHTGTHFDAPSHWVSGRDVPLGAVDEIPVDMFVGPVVVIDCSTQAAADADFCMTPDDIIAWEATHGDIPEGAWVLMRTDWSKRSGAEYLNMHEDGPHSPGPSAEAIRYLVETRNIRGFGTETVGTDAGQGMHLTPPYPAHYLLHGAGKYGLQCLANLDLLPPTGAVLMAAPLKIKGGTGSPLRVLALVERET; encoded by the coding sequence ATGAGTACGTTGCAAACCCTCGCTACCGCGCTGTCTAGCGGCCAGATCGACGTGGTCGACCTGACCCACACCCTCGATCCCGATTTTCCCGTCATCATCCTGCCGCCGGAGTTCGGCCAATGCGCGCGGTTCCGCATGGAAGAGGTCAGCGCTTATGACCACCGCGGCCCTGCGTGGAAGTGGCACAACATCTCGATGTCGGAGCACACCGGCACCCATTTCGACGCGCCCTCGCATTGGGTGTCGGGGCGCGATGTGCCTTTGGGTGCGGTTGATGAAATACCCGTCGATATGTTTGTGGGACCGGTTGTAGTGATCGACTGTTCCACGCAAGCCGCCGCAGATGCTGATTTCTGCATGACGCCGGATGACATTATCGCGTGGGAAGCCACCCATGGCGATATCCCTGAAGGCGCTTGGGTGCTGATGCGCACAGATTGGTCCAAGCGCAGCGGCGCGGAATACCTTAACATGCACGAAGACGGGCCGCATTCGCCGGGGCCGAGTGCTGAGGCCATCCGCTATCTGGTAGAGACGCGCAACATTCGCGGTTTTGGCACCGAGACGGTGGGGACCGACGCAGGCCAAGGCATGCATCTGACGCCGCCTTACCCCGCGCACTATCTGTTGCACGGCGCAGGCAAATACGGGCTGCAATGTCTGGCCAATTTGGACCTCTTGCCACCCACGGGTGCCGTATTGATGGCAGCACCGCTCAAGATCAAAGGCGGCACCGGCAGCCCGTTACGCGTGCTGGCATTGGTGGAGCGCGAGACATGA
- a CDS encoding SDR family NAD(P)-dependent oxidoreductase — translation MTQALPPPPRKDPQKRTPASARPPEARSRAAMGLTVAAAEGRFALQVCAECGTVQYPPRDACCGCLGTDLPWQDVSPDGELLADTMIRASTKQFFRERSPWRTGSVRLDAGPTVICHVHGDCARHGRVTLWNKLDRSGQAVLIAVPPERTPLMQDDPILRAMSADPKHRRVLITDGRNPNALALVKSLQGAGAATIYVGESETWRPYPHRAALEASDVEFMPLDVTDAASVKRMAAEYGGKVDILINTAMFLRPGGAMARGDTSFAQQEMDVNYLGLMRLAQGFGPGMCARTGDGVNSAVAWVNLLSVHALSNDAGFGCFSASHAAAYSLSQNLRADFRTSGLRVMNVFTGPTEDDWFQALPPPKVSHNALAKSVVAGLQDGLEDVFCGDVARDVWERFNRSPKVLERETTMGVDGA, via the coding sequence ATGACACAAGCGCTCCCTCCTCCCCCGCGCAAAGACCCGCAAAAACGCACACCCGCGTCAGCCCGTCCGCCCGAAGCGCGCAGCCGTGCGGCGATGGGTCTGACAGTGGCGGCGGCAGAGGGGCGCTTTGCCCTGCAAGTCTGCGCCGAGTGCGGTACTGTTCAGTATCCCCCGCGCGACGCCTGCTGCGGATGTCTGGGGACCGATCTGCCATGGCAGGATGTGTCGCCGGACGGAGAGCTGCTGGCCGATACGATGATCCGCGCCTCGACGAAGCAATTTTTCCGTGAACGCAGCCCGTGGCGCACGGGATCGGTGCGGCTTGATGCGGGTCCGACAGTGATCTGCCACGTGCATGGCGATTGCGCCCGCCATGGCCGCGTAACGCTGTGGAACAAACTAGACCGGTCGGGACAAGCGGTGCTGATCGCCGTGCCACCAGAAAGGACGCCGTTGATGCAAGACGACCCGATCCTGCGCGCAATGAGCGCTGATCCCAAGCACCGCCGCGTGCTCATCACTGACGGGCGGAACCCGAATGCACTTGCCTTGGTCAAATCCCTGCAAGGCGCTGGTGCAGCGACAATCTATGTCGGCGAAAGTGAAACCTGGCGTCCCTACCCGCATCGTGCAGCGCTTGAGGCGTCGGATGTGGAATTTATGCCGCTTGACGTGACGGATGCCGCATCAGTCAAACGGATGGCGGCAGAATACGGCGGCAAGGTCGATATCCTGATCAACACCGCGATGTTCCTGCGCCCCGGCGGCGCGATGGCACGGGGCGACACCAGCTTTGCGCAACAAGAGATGGACGTGAACTATCTCGGGCTGATGCGGCTCGCGCAGGGCTTTGGGCCGGGCATGTGCGCGCGTACAGGTGACGGGGTAAATTCTGCCGTGGCTTGGGTGAACCTGCTGTCTGTGCATGCGCTGAGCAATGACGCGGGCTTTGGCTGTTTCTCGGCCTCCCATGCCGCCGCCTATTCGCTCAGCCAGAACCTGCGCGCCGACTTTCGCACATCCGGCCTGCGCGTGATGAATGTCTTTACCGGACCGACGGAGGACGACTGGTTTCAAGCGCTGCCACCACCCAAGGTCAGCCACAACGCCCTTGCAAAATCTGTCGTTGCGGGCCTGCAGGACGGTTTGGAGGATGTGTTCTGCGGTGATGTTGCCCGCGATGTATGGGAGCGGTTCAACCGCAGTCCCAAGGTGCTGGAACGTGAGACGACGATGGGAGTGGACGGCGCATGA
- a CDS encoding thiolase family protein, translating to MALPLPYDGVVVTAPVSIPYARYSIETAHFWIATALRETLKVAGIKPAELDGFSVASFTLFPDSPVALTQHLGLSPRWLDSIPMGGASGVVALRRAARAVQCGDVDVVACVAGDTNQIDSFRTLLSGFSRFAMDASYPYGYGGPNANFALLTDRYMHEYGATRADFGRICVAQRDNALNYRHAIMKKPLTLEQYLEARPIADPLALFDCVMPCAGSEAFLVMREENAVKRGLPFARIAGTIERHNAHAADPIQLRGGWTVDIDTLYGMAGCDPADMDLVNTYDDYPVISMMQIEDLGFCGKGQAADFLRDKDMTTGGDFPHNTNGGQLSAGQAGAAGGFIGLVEGIRQVTGQAAGTQVADARRALISGFGMINYDRGVCSAAAILEAA from the coding sequence ATGGCGCTGCCCCTTCCCTACGACGGCGTCGTGGTGACGGCACCGGTGTCCATCCCTTACGCCCGCTATTCCATTGAGACTGCGCATTTTTGGATCGCGACCGCCTTGCGCGAAACGCTGAAGGTTGCGGGGATCAAACCAGCCGAGCTTGATGGTTTTTCCGTCGCGAGCTTTACCCTGTTCCCCGACAGCCCTGTGGCGCTGACCCAGCATCTTGGCCTCTCGCCCCGCTGGCTCGACAGTATTCCAATGGGCGGGGCCAGCGGTGTCGTCGCCCTGCGCCGTGCCGCCCGAGCAGTGCAATGCGGGGACGTGGATGTGGTGGCCTGTGTGGCCGGTGACACGAACCAGATCGATAGTTTTCGCACGTTGCTCTCAGGCTTTTCGCGCTTTGCGATGGATGCCTCCTATCCCTACGGCTACGGCGGGCCGAACGCGAATTTTGCCCTGCTCACCGACCGCTACATGCATGAATACGGGGCCACCCGGGCCGATTTTGGACGCATCTGCGTGGCCCAGCGCGATAATGCGCTGAACTACCGCCACGCAATTATGAAAAAGCCACTGACGCTTGAACAATATCTGGAGGCGCGGCCCATCGCCGATCCGCTGGCGCTGTTTGACTGCGTCATGCCTTGTGCGGGGTCCGAAGCGTTTCTTGTGATGCGTGAGGAAAACGCCGTAAAGCGCGGCTTGCCCTTTGCCCGCATCGCAGGCACGATCGAGCGGCACAACGCCCATGCAGCCGACCCGATCCAGCTGCGTGGCGGATGGACGGTGGACATCGACACGCTTTACGGCATGGCCGGCTGTGACCCTGCGGACATGGACCTCGTGAATACCTATGACGATTATCCCGTCATCTCGATGATGCAGATCGAGGATTTGGGGTTCTGCGGAAAAGGCCAAGCCGCAGATTTCCTGCGCGACAAGGATATGACAACCGGCGGCGACTTTCCCCACAACACCAATGGTGGCCAGCTAAGCGCCGGACAGGCTGGGGCCGCAGGCGGATTCATCGGGTTGGTCGAAGGCATCCGTCAGGTCACAGGCCAAGCGGCAGGCACTCAGGTGGCTGACGCACGGCGCGCGCTGATCTCGGGCTTTGGAATGATTAACTATGACCGCGGCGTTTGCTCGGCCGCCGCCATTCTGGAGGCCGCATGA
- a CDS encoding AMP-binding protein, with amino-acid sequence MTGIPLPSVYAVFAQTAARWPERPVFNVLPVTAEIYGIPPGETTYGEALERADTLAERFATAGYGAGMRVALLLENRPDFFVIWLALNKLGISVVPINPDLRAAELEYMIGHAEPALIIAIPARQEELRQAAKAANIALAVVGVEDTPPPPRSDAQVAEPLMGADREAAVLYTSGTTGQPKGCVLPNTYFLHAGDWYRDLGGIATLSEGGERMITPLPIFHMNAMACSFMGMVTVGGCLTALDRFHPSSWWDDVRAAKATCLHYLGVMPSMLMKAPPHEKDGTHQVRFGFGAGVDPKLQAEFETRFNLPLVEAWAMTETGVGAVISAQNPDRLVGLACLGTPDTAVETRIVDDSGQDANVDTPGELLVRRAGNDPKYGFFSHYYKNPTATAEAWDGGWFHTGDIVRRDAEGRFFFVDRKKNVIRRSGENIAAVEVESVLMRHPDITAAGVAPVPDALRGDEVFACLTVADPSEAKAREIANWALSQMAYYKVPGYIAFVDALPLTATQKIQRATLKAMAQDLLAKGRAFDLGHLKKRQVA; translated from the coding sequence ATGACGGGTATTCCTCTCCCTTCGGTCTATGCTGTCTTTGCACAGACAGCGGCGCGCTGGCCCGAGCGGCCTGTGTTCAACGTCCTGCCGGTCACTGCGGAGATTTACGGTATCCCACCAGGCGAAACGACCTATGGCGAGGCGCTAGAACGCGCAGACACGCTGGCCGAACGATTTGCCACAGCAGGATACGGGGCCGGAATGCGGGTGGCCTTGCTGCTGGAGAACCGCCCCGATTTCTTTGTCATCTGGCTGGCGCTGAACAAGTTGGGCATTTCGGTCGTGCCGATCAACCCTGATCTGAGAGCGGCTGAGCTGGAGTATATGATCGGCCATGCCGAACCTGCGCTGATTATTGCAATACCCGCCCGCCAGGAAGAGTTGCGGCAGGCGGCAAAGGCGGCAAACATCGCGCTTGCCGTTGTTGGGGTGGAGGACACGCCACCTCCGCCGCGCTCCGATGCGCAAGTCGCGGAGCCTCTAATGGGTGCTGACCGCGAAGCCGCGGTGCTTTATACTTCCGGCACAACGGGCCAGCCCAAGGGTTGCGTGTTGCCGAACACCTATTTCCTGCACGCAGGCGACTGGTACCGCGACCTTGGCGGCATCGCGACGCTCTCCGAAGGCGGCGAGCGCATGATAACGCCGCTCCCGATTTTCCATATGAATGCGATGGCCTGTTCCTTTATGGGCATGGTGACTGTCGGCGGCTGTCTCACAGCGCTTGACCGGTTTCACCCGTCAAGCTGGTGGGATGATGTTCGAGCGGCCAAGGCGACATGCCTGCATTATCTCGGTGTTATGCCCTCGATGCTGATGAAAGCGCCGCCTCATGAAAAAGATGGCACTCATCAGGTCCGTTTCGGCTTTGGTGCAGGCGTCGATCCGAAGCTTCAGGCGGAATTCGAGACGCGGTTCAACCTGCCGCTGGTCGAGGCTTGGGCAATGACCGAAACCGGTGTTGGTGCCGTTATTTCAGCGCAAAACCCGGATCGTCTGGTGGGTCTAGCCTGCTTGGGCACACCTGACACAGCCGTCGAGACGCGCATCGTCGATGACAGCGGACAAGATGCAAATGTAGACACACCCGGCGAGTTGCTGGTCCGCCGTGCGGGCAACGATCCCAAATACGGTTTTTTCAGCCACTACTACAAGAACCCCACCGCCACCGCAGAGGCATGGGATGGCGGCTGGTTCCACACCGGCGACATCGTCCGGCGTGATGCTGAGGGGCGTTTCTTTTTTGTGGACCGCAAGAAAAACGTGATCCGCCGCTCTGGCGAAAACATTGCAGCAGTTGAGGTGGAATCCGTGCTGATGCGCCATCCTGACATTACCGCCGCCGGAGTGGCCCCCGTGCCGGATGCCTTGCGCGGAGACGAGGTGTTTGCCTGCCTGACCGTCGCCGATCCATCAGAAGCAAAAGCCCGCGAGATTGCCAACTGGGCCTTGAGCCAAATGGCCTATTACAAGGTGCCCGGGTACATCGCATTTGTGGATGCGCTACCGCTGACCGCGACCCAGAAAATCCAGCGGGCCACACTTAAGGCTATGGCACAGGATTTGCTGGCAAAGGGCCGCGCCTTTGATCTGGGCCACCTCAAGAAACGGCAGGTCGCCTGA
- a CDS encoding aromatic-ring-hydroxylating dioxygenase subunit beta: MTPSRDDLIDFIYAEARMLDEGHFSQWLDLWQPDGIYWMPLDYKQTDPDCITSLLYEDQFMLRLRVERLEGARTFSQKPKSRCHHVIQRPFVDVFEPEENRYQTNTSMHYVETRLDEQFLLALTAVHDLTVVDGALRIANKRVDLLNSDAAFGNIQLLP, translated from the coding sequence ATGACCCCGTCCCGCGATGATCTGATTGATTTCATCTATGCCGAAGCGCGGATGCTTGACGAGGGGCATTTCAGCCAATGGCTCGACCTGTGGCAGCCAGATGGCATCTATTGGATGCCGCTTGATTACAAACAGACCGACCCCGATTGCATCACCTCCCTGCTCTACGAAGACCAGTTCATGCTGCGTCTGCGGGTGGAGCGGCTGGAAGGTGCGCGTACATTCAGCCAGAAACCCAAAAGCCGCTGTCACCACGTGATCCAGCGTCCCTTCGTCGATGTGTTCGAGCCGGAGGAGAACCGGTATCAGACCAACACGTCGATGCACTATGTAGAGACGCGACTGGATGAGCAATTCTTGCTGGCACTCACGGCAGTACATGATTTGACGGTCGTGGACGGAGCCCTGCGGATTGCGAACAAACGTGTAGATTTGCTCAACTCCGATGCTGCGTTCGGCAACATCCAGTTGCTCCCATGA
- a CDS encoding aromatic ring-hydroxylating dioxygenase subunit alpha — protein sequence MPAYTQENVTDLVQGHRVHRDLYTSPEVYRLETQHLFRNVWMFVGHDSQTPNKGDYFTTQIADQPIIQVRHSDGEIHVLYNRCPHKGTKIAIDREGNTGKFFRCPYHAWSFKTDGCLLAIPLKKGYDGTTLKETENGKGMKAVGAVHNYRGFVFARLADEGISFEEFFGDSLSSIDNMVDRAPEGRMEVAGPPLRYMHKCNWKMLVENQTDTCHPMVAHESSAGTAVKIWDELGNPEPRPAAMQIIAPFMSAYDFFEGMGIRTWPNGHGHTGVQGSIHSDYDSIPGYFDAMTEAYGADMARAILDENRHNTVYFPNIMVKAPLGQLRNFIPMGADKTLVESYVYRPVGAPDALVARSAMYNRMINAPTSIVGHDDLEMYERAQEGLMSEGLEWVNVQRLYQEDEDFDVEAVENGTTERQMRNQFNAWAKFMTPQPSVPNAEAAE from the coding sequence ATGCCTGCCTATACGCAAGAAAATGTGACCGATCTGGTGCAGGGCCACCGCGTGCACCGCGACCTTTATACCTCGCCCGAGGTCTACCGGCTTGAGACACAGCATCTGTTTCGCAATGTCTGGATGTTTGTCGGGCACGACAGCCAGACGCCGAACAAGGGCGACTATTTCACCACCCAGATCGCCGATCAGCCGATCATACAGGTGCGTCATTCGGATGGCGAAATTCACGTACTTTACAACCGTTGCCCGCACAAGGGGACCAAGATTGCCATCGACCGGGAGGGCAACACCGGGAAGTTCTTTCGCTGCCCCTATCACGCATGGTCGTTCAAGACGGATGGCTGCCTTTTGGCGATACCCCTGAAAAAGGGCTATGATGGAACCACGCTGAAAGAGACAGAGAACGGCAAGGGCATGAAGGCCGTCGGTGCTGTGCACAACTACCGCGGCTTCGTCTTTGCTCGGTTGGCGGATGAGGGAATTTCCTTTGAGGAGTTCTTTGGCGACAGCCTGTCCTCCATCGACAATATGGTTGACCGCGCACCAGAGGGACGCATGGAAGTTGCGGGCCCGCCTCTGCGCTACATGCATAAATGCAACTGGAAGATGTTGGTCGAGAACCAGACCGATACCTGCCATCCCATGGTCGCGCACGAAAGCAGCGCAGGCACAGCGGTAAAAATCTGGGACGAGCTGGGCAATCCCGAACCGCGCCCCGCTGCGATGCAGATCATCGCCCCGTTTATGAGTGCGTATGATTTTTTTGAAGGGATGGGTATTCGCACGTGGCCCAACGGGCATGGCCATACTGGCGTGCAGGGGTCGATCCATTCCGACTACGATTCCATTCCGGGCTACTTTGACGCAATGACCGAGGCTTATGGCGCCGACATGGCCCGCGCCATTCTGGATGAGAACCGCCACAACACCGTCTATTTTCCTAACATCATGGTTAAAGCGCCTTTGGGACAGCTGCGTAATTTTATCCCGATGGGTGCCGACAAAACGCTGGTCGAAAGCTACGTCTACCGCCCCGTTGGCGCACCCGATGCGCTGGTCGCACGGTCCGCCATGTACAACCGCATGATCAACGCGCCGACCTCCATCGTCGGGCACGATGATCTGGAGATGTACGAACGCGCGCAGGAAGGGCTGATGTCGGAGGGGCTTGAGTGGGTCAACGTCCAGCGCCTTTATCAAGAGGATGAGGACTTTGACGTTGAGGCCGTCGAGAACGGTACGACCGAGCGTCAGATGCGCAACCAGTTCAACGCTTGGGCCAAATTCATGACCCCTCAACCTTCGGTTCCAAATGCAGAGGCCGCAGAATGA
- a CDS encoding PDR/VanB family oxidoreductase — MDLIITGLHNETDRIRVFDLSTADGSPLPDYEAGAHLTFDLGDKGTRSYSLIDWAQDAAGAAYRIAVQREDGGTGGSRAMHALTVGTKIAATPPKNDFGVEDHTGPAVLLGGGIGITPLISMATTLQRTGRPFALHYAGRSRDVMGFLEPLSQDFSDQLTCHPDDETPLDLTALMATLTLDTHLYICGPKGMIDAARNAASAASLPDAQVHLELFSTPQAEDGDTAFEVEVASTGEVYVIPPGKSIIDVLEENGLDLMYDCQRGDCGICQTDVVSGTPDHRDVVLSDAEKASGDVMQICVSRAKSARLVLDL, encoded by the coding sequence ATGGACCTGATCATCACCGGACTGCACAACGAGACGGACCGCATCCGTGTCTTCGATCTGTCAACAGCGGATGGCTCTCCCCTCCCCGATTATGAAGCAGGAGCGCATCTGACTTTTGATCTGGGTGACAAAGGAACACGATCTTATTCCCTGATTGATTGGGCGCAGGACGCTGCTGGCGCGGCCTACCGTATTGCGGTTCAGCGTGAGGACGGCGGTACCGGTGGATCGCGTGCCATGCACGCACTGACCGTCGGAACAAAGATCGCAGCAACGCCGCCCAAGAACGATTTTGGAGTAGAAGACCACACCGGTCCTGCCGTGTTGCTCGGTGGCGGCATCGGGATCACCCCGCTGATTTCCATGGCAACAACGCTGCAACGCACTGGTCGCCCATTCGCGCTACACTACGCGGGCCGGTCGCGCGATGTGATGGGATTTCTGGAACCGCTCTCGCAAGATTTCAGCGATCAACTCACCTGCCACCCCGACGATGAGACACCTCTCGATCTCACCGCGCTGATGGCGACGCTCACCCTCGATACCCACCTTTATATATGCGGACCCAAGGGCATGATCGACGCCGCGCGCAATGCAGCGAGCGCCGCAAGCCTGCCCGATGCGCAAGTCCATCTGGAGCTATTTAGCACGCCACAGGCCGAGGACGGCGACACAGCATTCGAGGTCGAAGTCGCCTCGACCGGTGAGGTCTATGTCATCCCGCCTGGCAAGAGCATCATTGACGTGCTTGAGGAAAACGGCCTTGATCTGATGTACGATTGCCAGCGCGGTGATTGCGGGATTTGCCAGACGGATGTGGTCAGCGGTACGCCGGATCATCGCGACGTGGTACTGTCGGACGCCGAAAAAGCCAGCGGTGACGTCATGCAGATTTGTGTGAGCCGCGCCAAGTCCGCCCGTCTCGTTCTGGATCTTTAG
- a CDS encoding MarR family winged helix-turn-helix transcriptional regulator translates to MEQSERTGLNDNRTNTQDGFVSSYLLYLLAAVSDRASAQFHTHARAYGLRVPEWRVLACLMDEDGAMVTRLAHLSLLEQSRLTKIVDQMVARGLVSRRADAKDKRRVRVFLSDEGRKLATGLIDDARAHEENLLGRLSQSEAAALKPVLQKLLRSLDQTDG, encoded by the coding sequence ATGGAGCAGTCGGAGAGAACAGGTTTGAACGACAACCGGACAAACACGCAGGACGGCTTTGTTTCGTCTTATTTGCTTTACCTTCTGGCGGCGGTCAGTGATCGCGCCTCTGCGCAGTTTCACACCCATGCGCGGGCGTATGGACTTCGTGTGCCGGAATGGCGCGTGCTTGCCTGCCTAATGGATGAGGATGGTGCGATGGTGACACGGCTGGCGCATCTGTCGCTGTTGGAACAATCACGACTGACCAAGATTGTGGACCAGATGGTCGCACGCGGGTTGGTGAGCCGTCGTGCCGATGCCAAAGACAAGCGGCGCGTGCGGGTTTTTCTAAGTGACGAAGGCCGCAAGCTGGCCACAGGTCTGATCGACGATGCCCGCGCGCACGAAGAGAATCTGCTCGGGCGACTATCCCAGTCAGAGGCGGCGGCGCTGAAACCGGTGCTGCAAAAGCTGCTGAGGTCGCTTGACCAGACTGACGGATGA
- the selA gene encoding L-seryl-tRNA(Sec) selenium transferase, whose translation MPPRLQDLPQIQTLLDQPAIAVLTERYSHEETAVALRLIVGALRDALRGGREVVWPDFESMAFAAEVTAKIEAGRAPSLRPVINATGILIHTNLGRARMAPQAVAAMQSVAEAAGNLEFDLSTGKRGSRHSHTERLICELTGAEAAVVVNNCAAAVLLSLMATAGGRSVVASRGELIEIGGSFRLPDVIAQSGATLREVGTTNKTRLSDYADAIEPDTAVLLKSHTSNFRIVGFTAAPARRDLAKLAAERNVILIEDLGSGVLVDLSPFGLRDEPVVADILKDGVDLVMFSGDKLLGGPQAGIIAGRRDVVAQLKAHPLMRALRSDKLTLAALEATLRLYRAPHNPMKEVPVLAMLSEPLASVQDRADKLARELSTIANLDPETEQTAAYVGGGSLPQQDLDSFAVSVALDGMSPDDLMTALRSAATPVIGRIERNRVLLDMRTVQDCETALIVAAFTQISAA comes from the coding sequence ATGCCGCCACGCTTGCAAGACTTGCCGCAGATCCAAACCCTGCTGGATCAACCCGCAATTGCGGTACTTACAGAACGCTACAGTCATGAAGAGACCGCTGTCGCATTGCGTTTGATTGTGGGTGCCCTGCGCGATGCGTTGCGGGGAGGTCGCGAGGTTGTGTGGCCCGATTTCGAGAGCATGGCTTTTGCAGCAGAGGTGACGGCAAAGATTGAGGCAGGTCGTGCGCCCTCCCTGCGCCCCGTCATCAATGCTACGGGTATCTTGATCCACACCAATCTGGGCCGCGCCCGTATGGCACCGCAAGCTGTAGCAGCGATGCAATCCGTCGCCGAAGCTGCCGGTAATCTGGAATTCGATTTGAGCACAGGCAAGCGCGGCTCGCGTCACTCTCATACCGAACGCCTCATCTGCGAGCTTACAGGGGCAGAGGCCGCAGTGGTCGTTAACAATTGTGCCGCCGCCGTGCTTCTCAGCCTGATGGCCACTGCTGGCGGGCGCAGTGTTGTTGCATCACGCGGAGAGTTGATCGAGATCGGTGGCTCCTTCCGGTTGCCGGACGTGATTGCACAAAGTGGTGCGACCCTGCGCGAAGTGGGAACAACAAACAAAACAAGATTGTCTGATTACGCGGATGCAATTGAACCGGATACGGCCGTCCTTTTGAAAAGCCATACCAGCAACTTCAGAATTGTGGGCTTTACCGCAGCGCCCGCACGGCGCGATCTTGCCAAGCTTGCCGCGGAGCGAAATGTTATCCTGATCGAAGATCTCGGCTCGGGTGTGTTGGTTGATCTATCGCCTTTCGGGCTGCGGGATGAACCTGTGGTGGCGGATATACTCAAGGATGGTGTTGATCTGGTGATGTTCTCTGGCGACAAGCTGTTGGGTGGGCCGCAGGCCGGTATCATTGCGGGGCGGCGTGATGTGGTGGCCCAACTCAAGGCGCATCCGCTGATGCGGGCGCTGCGCAGTGACAAGCTGACCTTGGCCGCACTTGAAGCGACCTTGCGGCTGTACCGTGCGCCCCACAACCCGATGAAAGAAGTGCCTGTTCTTGCCATGCTGTCAGAGCCTTTGGCGTCGGTTCAGGATCGCGCGGACAAACTGGCGCGAGAATTGAGCACTATTGCAAACCTTGATCCAGAGACCGAACAGACTGCGGCCTATGTCGGCGGTGGTTCCTTGCCTCAGCAGGATTTAGACAGCTTTGCCGTCAGTGTTGCTCTTGACGGCATGTCTCCCGACGATCTGATGACCGCCTTGCGAAGCGCGGCGACACCTGTGATTGGCCGGATCGAGCGGAACCGTGTGCTGTTGGATATGCGGACCGTGCAGGATTGCGAGACAGCTCTTATCGTTGCCGCATTCACTCAGATTTCCGCCGCATGA